The following coding sequences lie in one Arachis ipaensis cultivar K30076 chromosome B05, Araip1.1, whole genome shotgun sequence genomic window:
- the LOC107642039 gene encoding uncharacterized protein LOC107642039 has product MEQAALFSSLEHAISFARDLWFNKLPINSWLDEFATHMHIVEAVSKSPESIMKTRYENSFIVELEIMSRKEFILIERKIARLWERLSRDKIQETSEETGEIVQYSVQEEDVVPDDSSNEVVFT; this is encoded by the exons ATGGAGCAAGCAGCTTTGTTCTCTTCGCTGGAGCATGCCATATCATTCGCAAGAGACTTATGGTTCAACAAGTTGCCTATTAACTCATGGCTGGATGAATTCGCTACACACATGCACATAGTTGAGGCTGTTAGCAAATCTCCTGAATCAATTATGAAG ACACGCTATGAGAATAGTTTTATTGTTGAACTTGAAATTATGTCTCGGAAGGAATTCATTCTTATAGAAAGAAAGATTGCACGACTTTGGGAGC GTTTATCTCGGGACAAGATTCAAGAGACTTCAGAAGAAACAGGGGAGATAGTTCAATATTCAGTGCAGGAAGAAGATGTTGTACCAGATGATAGTTCTAATGAGGTTGTTTTTACTTAA
- the LOC107641015 gene encoding uncharacterized protein LOC107641015, producing the protein MQGSIALLKTSPVRVGDQLDEDRVFFHRMFWTFPPCIEAFRHCKPLVSIDGTHLYGKYGGMLLLAIAQDGNSNILPVAFALVEGENAESWSYFLSNLRRHVTPQQGILVISDRHNGIKAALESPNSGWQPPHAYRAFCIRHVAANFALTFKGQDARRWLVNAAYAKTEAEFDYWFDIMRTENPAMCEWANRMEYERWTQHKDGGRRYGHMTTNISECVNSVLKGTRNLPVTSLVKSTYLRLAELFVVRGQTAKAQLGSGHRFSQAVVKAIERNLKESRCFTVTVFDRHHLDYTVAETTPTGKFSLGSYRVSLRDRTCDCGYFQALHYPCCHALACCAQSRLDWATYVDEVYTMSEVFKVYEMSFSPCIPEGLWPLYDGPTVIPDLGMRRAREGRPRSTRICNNMDEADTSRPKRCGLCRQPGHTRRVCPQRGSTSGM; encoded by the coding sequence ATGCAAGGTTCGATTGCTCTACTGAAGACGTCCCCGGTTAGGGTGGGTGACCAACTTGACGAAGATAGAGTCTTCTTTCATCGGATGTTCTGGACGTTTCCTCCGTGTATTGAGGCTTTCCGCCACTGTAAGCCGCTGGTAAGCATCGACGGCACACACCTGTATGGCAAATATGGCGGGATGTTGTTGTTGGCGATCGCACAGGATGGTAACTCGAATATTTTGCCTGTTGCGTTTGCACTCGTTGAGGGAGAGAACGCAGAGTCTTGGTCGTACTTTCTTTCGAACCTTAGAAGGCATGTCACTCCACAGCAAGGTATTCTCGTGATCTCTGACAGACACAACGGCATCAAGGCTGCATTAGAGAGCCCCAATAGTGGTTGGCAACCCCCCCATGCTTATCGGGCATTTTGTATTCGGCATGTTGCTGCAAATTTTGCCCTCACTTTCAAGGGGCAGGATGCGCGTAGGTGGTTGGTAAATGCCGCGTATGCGAAGACGGAAGCAGAATTTGACTATTGGTTTGATATAATGAGGACGGAGAACCCGGCCATGTGTGAATGGGCAAACAGAATGGAGTATGAGAGGTGGACACAGCACAAGGATGGGGGGAGAAGATACGGTCACATGACGACCAACATCTCTGAGTGTGTGAACTCTGTCTTGAAGGGTACAAGAAACCTACCGGTGACGTCTCTGGTTAAGTCGACATATCTCCGGCTGGCCGAGTTGTTTGTTGTCCGGGGGCAGACGGCAAAGGCACAGTTAGGGTCCGGGCACCGGTTTTCACAGGCAGTAGTTAAGGCCATTGAGCGTAATCTGAAGGAAtcgaggtgcttcacggtgacagTGTTTGATAGGCATCACCTTGACTATACTGTGGCTGAGACGACGCCCACAGGCAAATTCTCTTTGGGTAGCTATCGGGTTTCTCTGAGGGATCGCACATGCGATTGTGGATACTTCCAGGCGCTGCACTACCCCTGCTGCCATGCCCTCGCATGCTGTGCGCAGTCACGACTAGATTGGGCAACTTATGTGGATGAGGTGTACACCATGTCTGAGGTCTTTAAGGTGTATGAGATGTCCTTTTCACCATGTATTCCAGAGGGGCTTTGGCCACTATATGACGGGCCGACGGTTATACCCGACCTGGGCATGAGAAGGGCAAGAGAAGGACGACCACGGTCCACCCGCATCTGCAACAACATGGACGAAGCCGACACCAGCCGACCTAAGAGGTGTGGTCTGTGCAGGCAGCCCGGTCATACCCGACGGGTTTGCCCTCAGCGAGGTTCTACTAGTGGGATGTAG